A part of Parvimonas micra genomic DNA contains:
- the fumC gene encoding class II fumarate hydratase — translation MSYKIYKDSIGEIKVESDKLWGATTQRSFENFKIGNYKMPTEVIRAMATVKYACAMANYELGDLNKEKFSAIENAVEEIFSGKLDEHFPLVVFQTGSGTQTNMNLNEVIANYANQKAGKTLIHPNDDVNKSQSSNDTFPTALHIACLDVIDRKLISSMKTLISAFKAFEDANSDVIKIGRTHLQDAVPIKISQEFSGYRNSIEKCLEYIEFTRKGLLEISLGATAVGTGINTKENFKNIVAKYVSKITGKEFKPAENFFHSLTMKDAVVVSHGAIKALAMDLIKIGNDIRFLACGPRCGFSEIEIPANEPGSSIMPGKVNPTQIEALTMVCARVLGNDTTISFCASQGNFELNVYMPIIIHSFVESVNLLSDAMESFVKNCVRGIKVNKEVVNKYLNESLMLVTSLNPYIGYDKASQCAKYAFKENTTLKEAVLHFGYLTESEFDEIVDPKKMV, via the coding sequence ATGAGTTATAAGATTTACAAAGACTCTATTGGAGAAATAAAGGTAGAAAGTGATAAGCTTTGGGGAGCGACTACACAGAGAAGTTTTGAAAATTTTAAAATTGGAAATTACAAAATGCCGACTGAAGTTATAAGAGCGATGGCTACTGTTAAGTACGCTTGTGCTATGGCTAATTACGAGCTTGGCGATTTAAACAAGGAAAAATTTTCTGCAATAGAAAATGCTGTTGAAGAAATTTTTAGTGGAAAGCTTGATGAGCATTTTCCACTTGTAGTTTTCCAAACAGGAAGTGGTACTCAAACTAATATGAATTTGAATGAAGTGATTGCAAATTATGCAAATCAAAAGGCGGGTAAAACTTTAATTCACCCAAATGATGATGTAAATAAATCTCAAAGTTCAAATGATACTTTTCCAACAGCTTTGCATATAGCTTGTTTAGATGTTATTGACAGAAAACTTATTTCGTCAATGAAAACTTTGATTTCAGCTTTTAAGGCGTTTGAAGATGCTAATAGCGATGTTATCAAAATTGGTAGAACGCATCTACAAGATGCTGTACCTATTAAGATTTCTCAAGAGTTTAGTGGTTATAGAAATTCTATTGAAAAATGTCTGGAATATATTGAATTTACTAGAAAAGGTCTTTTAGAAATTTCACTAGGAGCAACTGCGGTTGGTACAGGAATTAATACTAAAGAAAACTTTAAAAATATTGTTGCAAAATATGTTTCAAAAATTACTGGAAAAGAATTCAAACCTGCTGAAAATTTCTTCCATTCATTGACAATGAAAGATGCTGTTGTAGTTTCTCACGGAGCCATCAAGGCACTTGCAATGGATTTAATCAAGATTGGAAATGATATAAGATTTTTAGCTTGTGGACCACGTTGCGGTTTTTCAGAAATTGAAATTCCTGCAAATGAACCTGGAAGTTCAATTATGCCTGGTAAGGTAAATCCTACTCAAATAGAAGCTTTGACAATGGTTTGTGCAAGAGTTTTAGGAAATGATACTACAATAAGTTTTTGTGCATCTCAAGGAAATTTTGAGCTTAATGTATATATGCCTATTATTATTCACAGTTTTGTTGAATCTGTAAATTTACTTTCAGATGCTATGGAATCTTTTGTGAAAAACTGTGTAAGGGGAATAAAAGTAAATAAAGAAGTTGTAAATAAATATTTGAATGAATCTTTAATGCTCGTAACTTCACTTAATCCATATATCGGATACGATAAGGCGAGTCAATGTGCAAAATATGCTTTTAAGGAAAATACGACATTGAAAGAGGCGGTTTTACATTTCGGTTATTTAACAGAGTCAGAATTTGATGAAATTGTTGACCCTAAAAAAATGGTTTAA
- the thiT gene encoding energy-coupled thiamine transporter ThiT, whose product MENFGKFFSTTGGKTTIILLISFAFLFFVFYFRRDEKIFSTKALTYSAILLALGISANQIKFFSLPQGGSITLFSMIFVVFIGYMFGLRVGLIAGITFGLLNLLIKPEVYTPVQAIIDYILAFGSLGLSGLFANKKDKLIPAYLIAITGRFIFAVFSGYVFFGSYAPKGWNPLFYSIWYNFSYIGTEGFITILLLLIPLVRNTLEKLKSSNFKTN is encoded by the coding sequence ATGGAAAATTTTGGGAAATTTTTCTCAACAACAGGAGGAAAAACAACTATTATATTGTTAATTTCCTTTGCGTTTTTATTTTTCGTCTTTTATTTTAGAAGAGATGAAAAAATATTTTCTACAAAAGCACTAACCTATTCAGCTATTTTATTGGCACTTGGAATTAGTGCAAATCAAATAAAGTTTTTTAGCTTGCCACAAGGAGGAAGTATAACTTTATTTTCAATGATTTTTGTAGTTTTTATAGGTTATATGTTCGGTCTTAGAGTAGGACTTATAGCAGGTATAACTTTCGGACTTTTAAATTTATTGATAAAACCTGAAGTCTATACACCCGTTCAAGCAATTATTGACTATATTTTAGCATTTGGTTCTCTTGGACTTAGCGGATTATTCGCAAACAAAAAAGATAAATTAATACCTGCTTACCTTATAGCAATTACAGGAAGATTTATCTTTGCAGTGTTCTCCGGATATGTGTTCTTCGGTTCTTACGCTCCTAAAGGTTGGAATCCATTGTTTTACTCAATTTGGTATAATTTTTCATATATCGGAACAGAGGGCTTTATAACTATATTATTGCTTTTAATTCCTCTTGTGAGAAATACATTGGAAAAATTAAAATCAAGTAATTTTAAAACGAATTAA
- a CDS encoding aspartate ammonia-lyase — MEAKQGYRVEHDCVGESLIPENVYYGIHTQRATENFKITRRRTNPEMIKSVAEIKKACAITNFEAGVLSEKKKDAIVYACDEIIWGRYLDQFIVDPIQGGAGTSHNMNANEVIANIAIEHLGGKLGDYSIIHPNDDVNMGQSTNDVYPTSGKIALIRLLGETIESLKELESALISKAEEFDDVIKMGRTQMQDAIPIRLGQEFRAYSTVISRNIRLFKTACTVLKTVNMGATAIGTGLNADVSYMDKIVKNLAQVTDLELVQAEDLIDGTQNIDVFVHVSGLVKSCAISMSKIANDLRLMSSGPTCGFAEINLPARQAGSSIMPGKVNPVIPEVVSQVAFNCVGNDVAVTMAAEAGQLELNAFEPVIFYNLFESVETIGRAASTFVHNCILGITANAERTKNMVHNSYGIVTAFAPHIGYEKSVEVIHKAIEKNLPVKAVLISEKIMTEEEIDNILDVFSMTTPGIAKKN, encoded by the coding sequence ATGGAAGCAAAACAAGGATACAGAGTCGAACACGATTGTGTCGGAGAAAGTTTAATTCCGGAGAATGTTTATTATGGAATTCACACTCAAAGAGCAACAGAAAATTTCAAGATTACAAGAAGAAGAACAAATCCTGAAATGATTAAATCAGTTGCTGAAATTAAGAAGGCTTGTGCTATTACGAACTTTGAAGCCGGAGTTTTGAGCGAAAAGAAAAAAGATGCAATAGTTTATGCTTGTGATGAAATTATCTGGGGAAGATATTTAGATCAATTCATTGTTGACCCAATTCAAGGGGGAGCAGGAACAAGTCATAATATGAATGCAAATGAAGTAATTGCAAATATTGCTATTGAACATTTAGGCGGAAAACTTGGAGATTATTCAATTATTCATCCTAATGATGATGTAAATATGGGACAATCTACAAATGACGTTTATCCAACAAGCGGTAAAATTGCTCTTATCAGACTTTTAGGGGAAACTATTGAAAGTTTAAAAGAATTGGAAAGTGCTTTAATTTCAAAAGCTGAAGAGTTTGATGATGTTATAAAAATGGGAAGAACTCAAATGCAAGATGCTATTCCTATCAGACTTGGACAAGAATTTAGAGCTTATTCAACAGTTATTTCCAGAAATATTAGATTATTCAAAACTGCATGTACAGTTTTAAAAACTGTAAACATGGGAGCAACTGCAATAGGAACTGGACTTAATGCCGATGTAAGCTATATGGATAAGATTGTAAAAAATCTTGCACAAGTTACAGATTTGGAACTAGTACAAGCAGAAGACTTGATTGACGGAACACAAAATATTGACGTTTTCGTTCACGTTTCTGGTCTTGTAAAGAGTTGTGCAATCAGTATGTCTAAAATAGCTAATGACTTAAGACTTATGTCTTCAGGTCCAACTTGCGGTTTTGCAGAAATCAATTTACCTGCAAGACAAGCCGGAAGTTCAATTATGCCGGGAAAAGTAAATCCTGTAATTCCTGAAGTTGTATCTCAAGTTGCTTTTAACTGTGTAGGTAATGACGTTGCCGTTACAATGGCTGCAGAAGCGGGACAACTTGAACTTAATGCTTTTGAACCGGTTATTTTCTACAACTTATTTGAATCAGTTGAAACAATTGGTAGAGCAGCAAGTACATTTGTTCATAACTGTATCTTAGGCATTACTGCAAATGCAGAAAGAACTAAAAATATGGTTCACAATAGCTACGGAATCGTAACTGCTTTCGCTCCACATATCGGATATGAAAAATCAGTTGAAGTAATTCATAAAGCTATTGAAAAGAATTTACCTGTAAAAGCAGTTTTAATTTCAGAAAAAATTATGACTGAAGAAGAAATTGACAATATCTTAGATGTATTCTCAATGACTACACCGGGAATCGCAAAGAAAAACTAA
- the rpsI gene encoding 30S ribosomal protein S9 produces the protein MATQYMGTGRRKTSVARVFLTPGNGKFIINKKDIEEYFDYDTLKVTAKSPLEITESLGKFDVYVTVKGGGFTGQAGAIRHGIARALLEVSAELRPVLKRAGYLTRDPRKKERKKYGLKKARRSPQFSKR, from the coding sequence ATGGCAACTCAATATATGGGAACAGGAAGAAGAAAAACTTCTGTAGCTAGAGTTTTCTTAACACCTGGAAATGGAAAATTTATTATTAATAAGAAAGATATAGAAGAATATTTTGATTATGATACTCTAAAGGTTACTGCAAAATCACCTTTAGAAATAACAGAAAGTCTTGGTAAATTCGACGTTTATGTAACTGTAAAAGGTGGCGGATTTACAGGACAAGCCGGTGCAATTAGACATGGTATTGCAAGAGCTTTATTGGAAGTTTCTGCTGAATTAAGACCTGTATTAAAAAGAGCCGGTTACTTAACAAGAGACCCTCGTAAGAAAGAAAGAAAGAAATATGGTCTTAAAAAGGCAAGAAGAAGCCCACAATTCTCAAAGAGATAG
- a CDS encoding glycerophosphodiester phosphodiesterase — MKKILNLAHRGFSGKFPENTKIAFLKAIEHCDCDGFETDVNMTKDKKLVIIHDDTVDRTCSNGSGFIKDLTSKELLQMEFGSHKGSEFLGEKIIFLDELLQIVKDNKLFVNLELKNNYVFYYGLEEAVINMVKEFGLKDNVILSSFNHESMELCKKIDSSFKTGLLFDSPLMNTIEYMRGIKHEAVHPGYYMLLQKPAWGEEFKKMGLEINTWTVNDEKAMKYLVEMGVDAIIGNYPDLTSKVLKEL, encoded by the coding sequence ATGAAAAAAATATTAAATTTAGCTCATAGAGGTTTTTCCGGGAAATTCCCTGAAAATACAAAAATTGCTTTTTTAAAGGCGATAGAACATTGTGATTGTGACGGATTTGAAACTGATGTTAATATGACAAAGGATAAAAAACTTGTAATAATTCATGATGATACTGTTGATAGAACTTGCTCAAATGGAAGTGGCTTTATTAAGGATTTGACTTCAAAAGAGCTCTTACAAATGGAATTCGGTTCACATAAAGGAAGTGAATTTTTAGGAGAAAAAATTATATTTTTAGATGAGCTTTTACAAATTGTAAAGGATAACAAACTTTTCGTAAATTTGGAACTTAAGAATAACTATGTTTTTTATTATGGACTTGAAGAAGCTGTTATCAATATGGTAAAAGAGTTTGGACTTAAAGATAATGTTATTTTATCTTCATTTAATCACGAATCTATGGAACTTTGTAAAAAAATTGATTCAAGTTTTAAGACTGGATTATTATTTGACAGTCCACTGATGAACACTATTGAATATATGAGAGGGATTAAACATGAGGCTGTTCATCCCGGATATTATATGCTTTTACAAAAGCCGGCTTGGGGAGAAGAATTTAAAAAGATGGGTCTTGAAATAAATACCTGGACAGTAAATGATGAAAAAGCAATGAAGTATCTAGTTGAAATGGGAGTTGATGCAATAATCGGGAATTATCCTGACTTAACTTCAAAAGTTTTAAAAGAATTATAA
- the rplM gene encoding 50S ribosomal protein L13, whose product MKSYVAKPCDVNRKWYVVDAKDVVLGRLATEVASILRGKKNVRFQPSFDMGDYVIVVNAEKVKLTGNKLQQKEHRYYTGYSNGLKAISYEKMLQTKPEKVIELAVKGMLPKNTLGRQMFKKLKVYAGPEHNHEAQQPEVLTLSK is encoded by the coding sequence ATGAAAAGTTACGTAGCAAAGCCTTGCGATGTTAATCGTAAATGGTATGTGGTTGATGCAAAAGACGTTGTTTTAGGAAGACTTGCAACTGAAGTTGCTTCAATTTTAAGAGGAAAGAAAAATGTTAGATTCCAACCATCATTCGATATGGGAGATTATGTTATTGTTGTTAATGCTGAAAAAGTTAAATTAACCGGAAACAAATTACAACAAAAAGAACATAGATACTATACTGGATATTCAAATGGTTTAAAAGCTATTTCTTATGAAAAAATGTTACAAACTAAACCTGAAAAAGTTATTGAATTAGCTGTTAAGGGAATGCTTCCAAAGAATACTTTAGGAAGACAAATGTTCAAGAAATTAAAGGTTTATGCAGGTCCGGAACATAACCATGAAGCACAACAACCTGAAGTTTTAACATTAAGTAAATAG
- a CDS encoding SHIRT domain-containing protein, producing the protein MKKFISGVLTFAMLISVLPKVSFAEEEKAKSETVSKKEVAKTEKDSEKVEKKVEKQEVKIEKKVEEGAKKSEKVVPVKVKKEEKINKIRLTDGYKVIYVFRSITNNMELPDEVKALKPVDKTDVGNGEKIALPKFADVKVADGTWKFVNWKTPKGNGLVVVENEVTVNGEDLRLEGEWIFEKNKPVPEKYNVTFEFKSVTDGKKLPQEVLDKKPANKSDVVAGTDIVLPEFADVKVTDGTWKFVGWQLAKKDKNFDVIGKVQVDNEDLRLVGKWKFEEDKNVKPQKPNPKPQQKPQQKPLKPLKPQKPKVKVQKGRMLPKTNVESAFSYVLLALAGIGGAYIAKKKDNE; encoded by the coding sequence ATGAAAAAATTTATTTCCGGAGTTTTGACTTTTGCAATGTTAATTTCCGTTTTGCCGAAAGTAAGTTTTGCAGAGGAAGAAAAGGCAAAGTCAGAAACTGTTAGCAAAAAAGAAGTTGCTAAGACTGAAAAAGATTCAGAAAAAGTAGAGAAAAAAGTAGAAAAACAAGAAGTTAAGATTGAGAAAAAAGTAGAAGAAGGAGCTAAAAAATCTGAAAAAGTTGTTCCTGTTAAGGTTAAAAAAGAAGAAAAAATCAATAAAATACGTTTAACTGACGGTTACAAGGTTATTTATGTATTCAGGTCAATAACTAATAATATGGAATTACCGGATGAAGTAAAGGCATTAAAACCTGTAGATAAAACGGATGTTGGTAATGGAGAAAAGATTGCTCTTCCAAAATTCGCTGATGTAAAAGTAGCAGACGGAACTTGGAAATTTGTAAATTGGAAGACACCAAAAGGTAATGGTTTGGTAGTTGTAGAAAATGAAGTTACGGTTAATGGTGAAGATTTGAGATTAGAAGGCGAATGGATATTTGAAAAAAATAAACCTGTACCTGAAAAATATAATGTAACATTTGAATTTAAATCAGTAACTGATGGCAAAAAATTACCTCAAGAAGTTTTAGACAAAAAACCTGCAAACAAATCAGATGTAGTTGCCGGAACAGATATAGTACTTCCAGAATTTGCTGATGTAAAAGTGACAGATGGAACTTGGAAATTTGTAGGTTGGCAGTTAGCAAAAAAAGATAAAAATTTTGATGTGATAGGTAAGGTACAAGTTGATAATGAAGATTTACGTTTAGTAGGTAAATGGAAATTTGAAGAAGATAAAAATGTGAAACCACAAAAACCAAATCCAAAGCCACAACAAAAACCACAACAAAAACCGTTAAAGCCATTAAAACCACAAAAACCTAAAGTAAAAGTACAAAAAGGTAGAATGTTACCGAAGACAAATGTAGAGAGTGCATTTTCTTATGTATTACTTGCGTTAGCGGGAATAGGTGGAGCATATATTGCAAAGAAAAAAGATAATGAATAA
- a CDS encoding M3 family oligoendopeptidase has translation MEQQYSLVEIYPSYDSDEFQNDFKKIDSLLNDFEKLNLEDNIECIKSVIGILEEVNTTIYRIFTFIELNQAINTTDEKTTYYSNNLNGKLSNYAKTFTKIDKFLGSITVDITKDEYLKQYEFFFKNKKEALKHVLPEDIEEVIAKMKLSSSNAWEFMFNFLTSKASIEFNGEEKTLSEIRNLAYSSDANVRKEAFYKELDLYDSIKDSIAFSLNNIKQEVNTTSKMRGFETALDESLENARLKRETLTALWSSIEDYLPHFRKFFKHKAKLLGYDGGLKFYDLFASIGESDRTFTVEEAQEFLLKHFATFSDDMVKMVKEAFDNNYIDYFPKKGKVGGAFCSNLPYIKQSRIMMNFDGSLSSVLTLAHELGHAYHGLHVENHLPLNWDYPMPVAETASIFNENLIMSAALNEASDKDKITLMESQISDCAQITVDIYSRFLFEKEVFERKLDHFMMTEELEEIMRNAQKQTYGDGLDPETYHPFMWACKPHYYSAGFSFYNYPYSFGGLFSRGLYAIYRENPNGFVEKYQELLKATTINNCEDVAKVMNIDLTKKDFWLKSLESIKEEIDEFIELTSK, from the coding sequence ATGGAACAACAATATTCATTAGTTGAAATCTATCCTTCTTATGACAGCGATGAATTTCAAAATGATTTCAAAAAAATAGACAGTTTACTAAATGATTTTGAAAAACTGAATTTAGAAGACAATATTGAATGTATTAAGTCTGTTATTGGAATTTTAGAAGAAGTTAATACTACAATTTACAGAATTTTTACATTTATTGAACTTAATCAGGCAATAAATACAACTGATGAAAAAACAACTTATTACAGCAATAATTTGAATGGAAAACTTTCAAATTATGCAAAGACTTTTACAAAAATTGACAAATTTTTAGGTTCAATCACTGTTGATATTACAAAAGATGAATATTTAAAACAATATGAATTCTTCTTTAAAAATAAAAAAGAAGCTTTAAAACATGTATTACCTGAAGATATAGAAGAAGTTATTGCAAAAATGAAACTTTCAAGCTCAAATGCTTGGGAATTTATGTTTAACTTCTTAACATCAAAGGCATCCATAGAATTTAATGGAGAAGAAAAAACTTTAAGTGAAATAAGGAACCTAGCTTATTCCTCCGATGCGAATGTAAGAAAAGAAGCTTTTTATAAGGAATTGGATCTTTATGATAGCATAAAAGATTCAATAGCTTTTTCATTAAATAATATTAAACAGGAAGTTAATACAACTTCAAAGATGAGAGGTTTTGAAACTGCTCTTGATGAATCTTTGGAAAATGCAAGATTAAAGAGAGAAACTTTGACTGCTCTTTGGTCAAGTATCGAAGACTATCTACCTCATTTCAGAAAGTTTTTCAAACATAAAGCTAAACTTTTAGGATATGACGGAGGATTAAAATTCTATGACCTTTTTGCAAGTATTGGAGAAAGTGACAGAACTTTCACAGTTGAAGAAGCTCAAGAATTTTTATTGAAGCATTTTGCAACTTTTTCAGACGATATGGTAAAAATGGTTAAAGAGGCTTTCGACAACAACTATATTGACTATTTCCCTAAAAAAGGAAAAGTTGGTGGAGCTTTCTGTAGCAATCTTCCATATATAAAACAATCCAGAATTATGATGAATTTTGACGGAAGTCTTTCATCAGTCTTAACTCTTGCTCATGAGTTAGGTCATGCATATCATGGACTTCATGTTGAAAATCATCTACCTTTAAATTGGGATTATCCAATGCCGGTTGCTGAAACAGCATCAATTTTCAATGAAAATTTAATTATGTCCGCAGCATTAAATGAAGCATCAGATAAAGATAAAATTACTTTGATGGAATCACAAATTTCTGACTGTGCTCAAATAACTGTTGATATCTATTCAAGATTTTTATTTGAAAAAGAAGTTTTTGAAAGAAAACTCGACCACTTTATGATGACTGAAGAACTTGAAGAAATTATGAGAAATGCTCAAAAACAAACTTATGGAGATGGACTTGATCCTGAAACTTACCATCCATTTATGTGGGCTTGTAAACCTCATTACTATTCAGCAGGTTTCTCATTCTACAATTATCCTTACTCATTTGGTGGACTTTTCTCAAGAGGACTTTATGCAATTTACAGAGAAAATCCAAATGGCTTTGTAGAAAAATATCAAGAGCTTTTAAAAGCGACTACAATTAATAATTGTGAAGATGTTGCAAAAGTTATGAATATCGATTTAACTAAAAAAGATTTCTGGTTAAAATCATTAGAAAGCATAAAAGAAGAAATAGACGAATTTATAGAATTGACAAGTAAATAG
- a CDS encoding isoprenylcysteine carboxyl methyltransferase family protein encodes MSYMIYAIVIAVFVIRLFFLKISIKNEKKILKDGGREYGVENSKRITILHILFYLFCLIEAIIRKPKFDKISFLGLLLIVFSIFMLYTVTRLLKDIWTVKLMILKDHKFVNHWLFVNVKHPNYFLNILPELAGLALLCHALYTALVISPLYIFVMYVRIKEEEKLLKEIIIPNGLREN; translated from the coding sequence ATGAGTTATATGATTTATGCTATTGTTATAGCTGTTTTTGTTATTAGATTATTTTTTCTTAAGATTTCAATTAAAAACGAGAAAAAAATACTAAAAGACGGCGGGAGAGAATATGGAGTAGAAAATTCTAAAAGAATTACTATCTTACATATATTATTTTATTTATTTTGTCTTATCGAGGCGATTATTAGAAAACCAAAATTTGATAAAATCAGTTTTCTTGGTTTGCTTTTAATAGTTTTTTCAATCTTTATGCTCTATACAGTTACAAGATTGTTAAAAGATATTTGGACAGTTAAACTTATGATTTTAAAGGATCATAAGTTTGTAAATCACTGGTTGTTTGTAAATGTAAAACATCCTAATTATTTTTTAAATATTTTACCCGAATTGGCAGGACTTGCATTACTTTGTCACGCTTTATATACTGCTTTAGTAATTTCTCCTCTATACATTTTTGTAATGTATGTTAGAATAAAAGAAGAGGAAAAATTACTAAAAGAAATTATAATTCCGAACGGGTTAAGAGAAAATTAA
- a CDS encoding Fic family protein: MELKNLPNPFIPEKLPINITEILIDENIIKLISKANRSIGMYNGLLYNSPNPNLLISPLIAQEASLSSKMEGTHATLEDILNFDAGLSVNIEKDEMHEVINYREALYYALEKMSTISDLEKNGKLPLTSNLIKNIHKILLNNVRGSSKNPGEFKKFQNYIGSKHKIDFTPLSPELTPEYMYNLETYIHDDRIDVLVQTALIHAQFEMIHPFQDGNGRIGRLLIPLFLYYREVLILPTFYMSQYFESDKNLYIKNLSNISKNNDYKSWIEYFLIGIIEQSEKNTEKAKELMEIYSNIKNITSKEITSQFLIPMIDFMFKSPIFKISQLVRNLNMSKDRAYTLTQQLIDLGILSCDDVIRNRTYFVNPILEKIL, translated from the coding sequence ATGGAATTAAAAAATTTGCCAAATCCATTTATCCCAGAAAAACTTCCAATTAATATAACAGAAATATTAATTGATGAAAATATTATAAAATTAATATCCAAAGCTAATAGAAGTATAGGAATGTATAATGGCTTATTATATAATTCTCCTAACCCAAATTTATTAATTTCTCCATTAATCGCTCAAGAAGCATCTTTGTCTTCTAAAATGGAAGGTACTCATGCTACTTTAGAAGATATTTTAAACTTTGATGCCGGTCTGAGTGTAAATATAGAAAAAGACGAGATGCACGAAGTAATTAACTATAGAGAAGCTTTATATTATGCATTAGAAAAAATGTCAACCATTAGCGATTTAGAAAAGAATGGAAAACTTCCATTAACTTCAAATCTTATAAAAAATATTCATAAAATATTATTAAATAATGTACGCGGTTCATCTAAAAATCCGGGAGAATTTAAAAAATTTCAAAATTATATTGGTTCAAAACATAAAATAGATTTTACTCCTCTATCTCCAGAATTAACACCTGAATATATGTATAATTTAGAAACTTATATTCATGATGACAGAATTGATGTTTTAGTTCAAACAGCGCTAATTCATGCACAGTTTGAAATGATTCATCCATTTCAAGATGGTAATGGTAGAATTGGTAGGTTATTGATTCCATTATTTTTATACTATAGAGAAGTTCTTATTCTACCTACATTTTATATGAGCCAATACTTTGAATCAGATAAAAATTTGTATATAAAAAACTTATCAAATATATCCAAGAACAATGATTATAAATCTTGGATAGAATATTTTTTAATAGGTATAATAGAACAATCTGAAAAGAATACCGAAAAAGCAAAAGAACTAATGGAAATTTATTCTAATATAAAAAATATAACATCAAAGGAAATAACTTCTCAATTTCTTATTCCAATGATAGATTTCATGTTCAAATCTCCAATTTTTAAAATTTCTCAATTGGTAAGAAATTTAAATATGAGCAAAGATCGAGCATATACATTAACTCAACAACTAATAGATTTAGGTATATTAAGTTGTGATGATGTAATAAGAAATAGAACTTATTTTGTTAATCCTATATTAGAAAAAATTCTTTAA